The proteins below come from a single Sphingomonas carotinifaciens genomic window:
- a CDS encoding bile acid:sodium symporter family protein — protein sequence MRALRSVLEPFILALLGTVVLASLLPARGSFAVWAGYAADAGIVLLFFLHGAKLSREAIWAGARNWRLHLAVFAVTFMLFPLLGLGFAALPFVPEVLAAGLLFLTLLPSTVQSSIAFTAIARGNVAAAVCSASFSNLIGILVTPALVALLMRVGGGGGVSLASVEAILLQLLLPFVAGHLLRPLIGGFIGRHKALLGIVDRGSILLVVYTAFGAAVVEGLWRRVSGGDLALLIILCLALLALILALTWALGRVMHLPREDAIVLLFCGSKKSLASGVPMAGVLFPAAQVGVVLLPIMLFHQFQLIACAIIARRYAEQADDEKKTNA from the coding sequence ATGCGCGCATTGCGATCGGTGTTGGAGCCGTTCATCCTCGCGCTGCTCGGCACGGTGGTATTGGCGAGTCTGTTGCCGGCACGCGGCAGTTTTGCGGTTTGGGCGGGATACGCCGCGGATGCGGGTATCGTGCTGCTCTTCTTCCTGCACGGCGCCAAGCTGTCGCGCGAAGCGATCTGGGCGGGTGCACGCAACTGGCGGCTGCATCTGGCGGTATTCGCGGTGACCTTCATGCTGTTTCCGCTGCTAGGGCTCGGCTTTGCGGCCTTGCCCTTCGTGCCGGAGGTGCTGGCGGCAGGTCTGTTGTTCCTGACGCTGCTGCCGTCCACGGTCCAGTCGTCGATCGCCTTCACCGCCATCGCCCGCGGCAATGTCGCGGCGGCCGTGTGCAGCGCATCCTTTTCCAACCTGATCGGCATCCTGGTCACGCCGGCGCTCGTGGCGCTGCTGATGCGGGTCGGAGGGGGTGGGGGCGTGTCGCTCGCGTCGGTCGAGGCGATCCTGCTGCAATTGCTGCTGCCATTTGTCGCCGGGCATCTGCTGCGGCCGTTGATCGGGGGCTTTATCGGACGGCACAAGGCGTTGCTCGGCATCGTCGATCGCGGATCGATCCTGCTCGTCGTCTATACCGCCTTCGGTGCGGCGGTGGTTGAAGGATTATGGCGCCGCGTTTCGGGGGGCGACCTCGCGTTGCTGATCATCCTGTGCCTTGCGTTGCTGGCGCTGATCCTCGCGCTGACCTGGGCATTGGGCCGGGTGATGCACCTGCCGCGGGAGGATGCGATCGTTCTGCTGTTCTGCGGCTCGAAGAAGAGCCTGGCCTCGGGGGTGCCGATGGCCGGTGTGCTGTTTCCCGCCGCGCAGGTGGGCGTCGTGCTCCTGCCGATCATGCTGTTCCACCAATTCCAGCTGATTGCCTGCGCGATCATCGCGCGTCGTTATGCCGAGCAGGCGGATGACGAAAAAAAGACGAATGCGTGA